One genomic window of Gemmatimonadaceae bacterium includes the following:
- the dxs gene encoding 1-deoxy-D-xylulose-5-phosphate synthase: MTVLSRINSPADLKALSSPELKQLAAEVREFLIETCSTTGGHIGAGLGVVELTVALHYAFDAPRDQLVWDVGHQGYPHKVLTGRRDRMQTLRQEGGLSGFLKRSESEYDAFGAGHAATSISAALGIAAGRDLNQAKFKVVAIIGDGSMGSGLAYEGLNNAGAADRDIIVVLNDNEMSIAPNVGAMHRYLTSVQRNPLYNRLRSSLGTIFEQHDKGKGAIHDIGAVVKKWEESVKAFLTPGVLFEELGFRYFGPIDGHDIDGMIETFRAVREFKGPRLVHVITQKGKGFPAGEHGEKWHALPPGHDPATGKQLTASKANPNWTTVFGRGLSELMEEEPTLVAITAAMPSGTGANIVQKAHPARFFDVGIAEGHAVTFAAGMATQGLRPVTAIYSTFLQRGFDSIVHDVAIQHLPVIFCLDRAGLVGEDGETHAGLYDIAYMLAIPGMTVTAPATGTELIGLLRTAMAHREDPFSIRYPRDASPDLVGSARDIEAVPYGSWDVQRKGHDEVAVLAVGTMVAESLKAAERLAAEGMDVTVVNCRFLKPVDQASLAALVRDHRTLLVVEEGTVVNGFGAYLATLVEQIEPSVRVVAHGVPDRIVYAASRARQLAECGLDAEGIAAKVRALHDATALAG, from the coding sequence ATGACTGTCCTCTCGCGCATCAACTCCCCCGCCGATCTCAAGGCGCTCTCGTCGCCCGAGCTCAAGCAGCTCGCCGCCGAGGTGCGGGAGTTCCTCATCGAGACCTGCTCGACCACCGGCGGCCACATTGGCGCGGGGCTGGGCGTCGTGGAGCTCACGGTGGCCCTGCATTACGCCTTTGACGCGCCCCGCGACCAGCTGGTCTGGGACGTCGGGCACCAGGGCTATCCGCACAAGGTGCTGACGGGCCGTCGCGACCGGATGCAGACGCTGCGGCAGGAGGGCGGACTCTCGGGCTTCCTCAAGCGCAGCGAGAGCGAATACGACGCCTTCGGGGCGGGACACGCCGCCACGTCGATTTCGGCCGCCCTCGGCATTGCCGCCGGGCGCGACCTGAACCAGGCCAAGTTCAAGGTGGTCGCCATCATCGGCGACGGCTCGATGGGCAGCGGGCTCGCGTACGAAGGACTCAACAACGCCGGCGCGGCCGACCGCGACATCATCGTGGTGCTGAACGACAATGAGATGTCGATCGCGCCCAATGTCGGCGCGATGCATCGCTACCTGACGTCGGTGCAGCGCAATCCGCTCTACAATCGCCTGCGCAGCAGCCTCGGCACCATCTTCGAGCAGCACGACAAGGGGAAGGGCGCCATCCACGATATCGGCGCCGTCGTGAAGAAGTGGGAGGAGAGCGTCAAGGCGTTCCTGACCCCGGGCGTGCTCTTCGAGGAGCTGGGGTTCCGCTACTTCGGTCCCATCGACGGCCACGACATCGACGGCATGATCGAGACCTTCCGCGCAGTGCGCGAGTTCAAGGGGCCGCGCCTCGTGCACGTGATCACGCAGAAGGGGAAGGGATTCCCGGCGGGCGAGCACGGCGAGAAGTGGCATGCGCTTCCGCCCGGGCACGACCCGGCGACCGGGAAGCAGCTCACGGCGTCGAAGGCGAATCCGAATTGGACGACGGTCTTCGGCCGCGGCCTCTCGGAGCTGATGGAGGAAGAGCCCACGCTCGTCGCGATCACGGCGGCGATGCCCAGCGGCACCGGCGCCAACATCGTGCAGAAGGCGCATCCGGCGCGCTTCTTCGACGTGGGCATTGCAGAGGGGCACGCCGTGACGTTCGCCGCGGGGATGGCGACGCAGGGACTGCGCCCCGTCACCGCCATCTACTCCACGTTCCTGCAGCGCGGCTTCGACAGCATCGTGCATGACGTCGCCATCCAGCACCTGCCGGTGATCTTCTGCCTCGATCGCGCCGGGCTGGTGGGCGAGGACGGCGAAACGCATGCGGGACTGTACGACATCGCCTATATGCTCGCGATTCCGGGAATGACGGTGACGGCGCCGGCGACGGGGACCGAATTGATCGGCCTGTTGCGCACCGCGATGGCGCACCGGGAGGACCCGTTCAGCATTCGCTATCCGCGCGACGCGTCGCCCGACCTCGTCGGGTCGGCGCGCGACATCGAGGCGGTGCCGTACGGCAGCTGGGACGTGCAGCGCAAGGGCCACGACGAGGTGGCGGTGCTGGCCGTTGGCACGATGGTGGCGGAGTCGCTGAAGGCCGCGGAGCGGCTGGCCGCCGAGGGGATGGACGTGACGGTCGTGAACTGCCGGTTCCTGAAGCCCGTCGACCAGGCGTCGCTGGCCGCGCTGGTGCGCGACCACCGGACGCTGCTCGTCGTCGAGGAAGGGACGGTCGTGAACGGCTTCGGCGCGTATCTGGCCACGCTCGTCGAGCAGATCGAGCCGTCGGTGCGCGTGGTCGCGCACGGCGTGCCCGACCGGATCGTCTACGCCGCCTCGCGGGCGCGACAGCTGGCGGAGTGCGGACTCGACGCCGAAGGCATCGCGGCCAAGGTGCGCGCGCTGCACGACGCCACGGCGCTGGCCGGCTGA
- a CDS encoding farnesyl diphosphate synthase, with product MPTSSTPPYLSTARVRVAHALELLCARALPALGGAVGDAMRYSITGEGKRLRAVLVLSAYEACGGTGDVAPLAAAVEVVHAYSLVHDDLPCMDDDDLRRGRPTVHKAFGVPVATAAGMAMVPLAARAAWEAAQALGLHAASTGEIVRVLMRASGAGGMIGGQLLDLEGEGRHLSYEQLERIHRCKTGALIEASVTIGALAARAPAGHLAAFGRYGQCIGLAFQIADDVLDVTATSDELGKTAGKDVAYQKSTYPALLGVEGAIARAAALVEEGCQALAEAGVLTRSLEATARYIIARRS from the coding sequence ATGCCGACCAGTAGCACCCCGCCGTATCTCTCGACCGCGCGCGTGCGTGTGGCGCACGCGCTCGAGTTGCTCTGCGCGCGGGCGCTGCCCGCCCTCGGCGGCGCCGTCGGCGACGCCATGCGCTACTCGATCACGGGCGAAGGGAAGCGCCTGCGCGCCGTGCTCGTGCTCTCGGCCTACGAGGCGTGCGGCGGGACGGGCGACGTGGCGCCGCTCGCCGCGGCCGTGGAGGTGGTGCATGCCTACTCGCTGGTGCACGACGACCTCCCCTGCATGGATGACGACGACTTGCGCCGCGGACGGCCGACGGTGCACAAGGCTTTCGGGGTGCCCGTCGCCACGGCCGCCGGGATGGCGATGGTGCCGCTTGCCGCTCGCGCCGCCTGGGAGGCGGCGCAGGCGCTGGGGCTCCATGCGGCGTCCACCGGCGAGATCGTCCGCGTGTTGATGCGCGCTTCCGGAGCCGGCGGGATGATTGGCGGGCAGCTGCTCGATCTCGAGGGCGAGGGACGGCACCTGTCGTACGAACAACTCGAACGCATCCATCGATGCAAGACGGGGGCGCTGATCGAGGCCTCCGTGACGATCGGCGCCCTCGCCGCCCGGGCGCCCGCGGGGCATCTCGCGGCCTTCGGGCGCTACGGGCAGTGCATCGGACTCGCCTTCCAGATTGCCGATGACGTGCTGGACGTGACCGCGACCAGTGATGAACTTGGCAAGACGGCCGGCAAGGACGTCGCCTACCAGAAAAGCACCTATCCGGCCCTGCTCGGCGTCGAGGGAGCCATCGCCCGCGCCGCGGCGTTGGTCGAGGAGGGGTGCCAGGCACTCGCCGAGGCCGGCGTTTTGACCCGGTCGCTCGAGGCGACCGCCCGCTACATCATCGCACGGCGCTCCTGA
- a CDS encoding NAD(+)/NADH kinase, producing MRVGVIAHIGFGGLPELVTELATQAPALGLDLSYESDLLPIAGRGAALLSAPQTLDAMLAFGGDGTLLRAARLLDGAPAPIFGVNTGKLGFLTTCRADEFATVLPRFARGEFTAEQRMALEAQAYDASGPVGPRLRALNDVVLHKGGFARVLRLTLTVSGEPLGLIAADGIVISTPTGSTAYSLSAGGPVVDPSHESIVVTPVAAHALAVRPFVLPPHAVVDVKPDDAPEEVLVTVDGQVGTKLGPNQNLVVRRSTHPVNIVRVDQTTFFGRLRAKMGWGGIAERDR from the coding sequence ATGCGCGTCGGCGTCATTGCCCACATTGGCTTTGGCGGGCTCCCGGAGCTCGTCACGGAGCTGGCGACGCAGGCACCCGCGCTGGGGCTCGACCTGTCGTACGAGTCGGACCTGCTGCCGATTGCCGGGCGCGGCGCCGCCTTGCTCAGCGCACCGCAGACGCTGGATGCGATGCTGGCTTTTGGCGGAGACGGCACGTTGCTGCGTGCGGCGCGGCTGCTCGATGGCGCGCCCGCGCCGATCTTTGGCGTGAACACGGGGAAGCTGGGCTTCCTCACCACGTGCCGCGCGGATGAGTTCGCCACCGTGCTGCCGCGCTTCGCGCGCGGAGAGTTCACCGCCGAGCAGCGCATGGCGCTCGAGGCGCAGGCATACGACGCATCGGGCCCGGTGGGGCCGCGACTGCGGGCGCTCAACGACGTCGTCCTGCACAAGGGCGGGTTCGCGCGGGTGCTGCGCCTGACACTGACGGTCAGCGGCGAGCCACTGGGCCTGATTGCGGCCGATGGCATCGTGATCTCGACGCCGACCGGCTCGACTGCCTACTCGCTGTCCGCCGGCGGTCCCGTGGTAGACCCGTCGCACGAGTCCATCGTGGTCACGCCCGTTGCCGCGCATGCGCTGGCGGTCCGTCCCTTCGTGCTGCCGCCGCACGCGGTGGTGGATGTGAAGCCGGATGATGCGCCCGAGGAGGTTTTGGTGACGGTGGACGGGCAGGTGGGAACCAAGCTTGGCCCGAACCAGAACCTCGTGGTGCGACGCTCGACGCATCCCGTGAACATCGTGCGGGTGGACCAGACGACCTTCTTCGGCCGCCTGCGGGCGAAGATGGGATGGGGTGGGATTGCGGAGAGGGATCGCTAA
- the recN gene encoding DNA repair protein RecN, which translates to MLAELRIRNFAIIDSVVLPLAPGLNVLSGETGAGKSIIVGALGLLIGERATADLVRPGAERAVVEGTFDIGDAPEMRALLDERGIDCDDGVLMLKREVPASAGGRARAWINGTGVTAAVLADVGRALVNVHGQHEAQSLLDPEAQRRILDAFAGAQGQVAAVAKAHATQVAARHAVADLVARRDAAHKRADYLQHVAHEISEARLVEGEEQKLDDEARRLTHAEELRALASELSGVLEGDEGAVLAQLGHLQKPLGSLQRIDPSVARLQELYDAAYYALEELAREVAAYAETVEHDPARLADVERRRDLLFRLTKKYGGTIAAVLETGREARAELSLLDSAALDLRELSESAAAAEAAVHEAARALSKARQKAASRLAKEVEAQFPGLGLEDGRFHVSLTARPEVGATGAEDVEFRVALNVGHDARPLSRVASGGELARVMLALKTILAGVDRVPTLIFDEVDAGIGGKVGQQVGDAMRRVAAHHQVFAITHLPQIASRAHHHIRVRKGAKDGVTTADIEVLDGDARVEEIARMLGGDADSATSRAHAREQLAAGGGVPRRRSTN; encoded by the coding sequence GTGCTAGCCGAACTCCGCATCCGCAACTTCGCCATCATCGACAGCGTCGTCCTGCCGCTAGCGCCGGGGCTGAACGTGCTGTCGGGCGAGACGGGGGCGGGGAAGTCCATCATCGTTGGCGCGCTGGGGCTGTTGATCGGGGAGCGGGCAACCGCCGACCTGGTGCGCCCGGGTGCGGAGCGCGCGGTCGTCGAGGGCACCTTCGACATCGGCGATGCGCCGGAGATGCGCGCGCTGCTCGATGAACGCGGCATTGATTGCGACGATGGCGTGCTGATGCTGAAGCGCGAGGTGCCGGCGTCCGCCGGCGGGCGCGCGCGGGCGTGGATCAATGGCACCGGCGTGACGGCGGCCGTGCTCGCCGATGTCGGGCGCGCGCTCGTGAACGTGCACGGCCAGCATGAGGCGCAGTCGCTCCTCGATCCCGAGGCGCAGCGACGCATCCTCGACGCCTTCGCCGGTGCGCAGGGGCAGGTGGCCGCCGTCGCGAAGGCCCACGCGACGCAGGTCGCGGCCCGGCACGCGGTCGCCGACCTCGTGGCGCGGCGCGACGCCGCGCACAAACGGGCCGACTACCTGCAGCACGTGGCGCACGAGATTTCCGAGGCCAGGCTGGTGGAGGGGGAGGAACAGAAACTCGACGACGAGGCGCGCCGCCTCACGCACGCGGAGGAGCTGCGAGCGCTGGCGAGCGAGCTGTCGGGGGTGCTGGAGGGCGATGAGGGCGCCGTGCTGGCGCAGCTGGGCCACCTCCAGAAGCCGCTGGGATCGCTGCAGCGCATCGATCCGTCGGTGGCGCGCCTTCAGGAGCTCTACGACGCGGCGTACTACGCGCTCGAGGAACTGGCGCGCGAGGTGGCGGCGTACGCCGAGACGGTCGAGCACGATCCGGCGCGCCTGGCCGACGTCGAACGCCGGCGGGACCTGCTCTTCCGGCTCACCAAGAAATACGGCGGCACCATCGCCGCGGTGCTGGAAACGGGACGCGAGGCGCGGGCCGAACTCTCGCTGCTCGACAGCGCGGCGCTCGACCTGCGGGAATTGAGCGAGAGCGCCGCGGCGGCGGAGGCGGCGGTGCACGAAGCGGCACGCGCGCTCAGCAAGGCGCGACAGAAGGCGGCGTCACGCCTGGCCAAGGAAGTCGAGGCGCAGTTCCCCGGCCTCGGCCTGGAGGACGGACGCTTCCACGTATCGCTCACCGCGCGGCCGGAAGTCGGCGCCACGGGCGCCGAGGACGTGGAGTTTCGCGTCGCGCTGAACGTCGGCCATGACGCGCGCCCGCTGTCGCGCGTCGCATCCGGCGGCGAACTGGCGCGCGTGATGCTCGCGCTCAAGACGATCCTCGCCGGCGTGGACCGGGTGCCGACGCTGATTTTCGACGAAGTGGACGCCGGCATCGGCGGCAAGGTGGGACAGCAGGTGGGCGATGCGATGCGCCGCGTCGCGGCGCACCACCAGGTCTTCGCCATCACGCACCTGCCGCAGATCGCCTCGCGCGCGCACCACCACATCCGGGTGCGCAAGGGCGCCAAGGACGGCGTCACGACCGCCGACATCGAGGTGCTCGACGGCGATGCCCGCGTGGAGGAAATCGCGCGCATGCTGGGGGGCGACGCCGACAGCGCCACGAGCCGCGCGCATGCGCGGGAGCAGCTGGCCGCCGGCGGCGGTGTGCCGCGTCGACGCTCGACGAACTAG